A single genomic interval of Natronoarchaeum philippinense harbors:
- a CDS encoding DUF7523 family protein: MSLAERTRAAARERPFLLDALRAGVVNYSAAARFLAVDGEDDAVATALRRYADELPAVERTERDARVTMQRRVGLVEAPDPDALLRLGDVGVAPDGQLTAIAAEGDVGAGDLGAVSRRLAAEEIGVEAAAAVDGRLTVVVEGSDAIDALRTVEAAVAAMPDASDRN, from the coding sequence ATGTCACTAGCCGAACGGACCCGAGCGGCGGCGCGCGAGCGCCCATTCTTGCTGGACGCGCTCCGCGCCGGCGTCGTGAACTACTCCGCGGCGGCCCGGTTTCTCGCCGTCGACGGCGAGGACGATGCCGTCGCAACGGCACTCCGGCGGTACGCCGACGAGCTGCCGGCGGTCGAGCGCACCGAACGGGACGCCCGCGTGACGATGCAGCGTCGCGTCGGTCTCGTCGAGGCGCCCGATCCGGACGCCCTGCTCCGACTCGGCGATGTCGGCGTCGCGCCCGACGGCCAGCTCACCGCGATCGCGGCCGAGGGCGACGTGGGTGCCGGCGACTTGGGCGCCGTCAGCAGGCGACTCGCTGCCGAGGAAATTGGCGTCGAGGCTGCCGCCGCGGTCGACGGCCGACTCACGGTGGTCGTCGAGGGAAGCGACGCTATCGATGCCCTCAGAACGGTCGAAGCGGCGGTCGCCGCGATGCCGGACGCGTCTGATCGGAACTGA
- a CDS encoding CbiX/SirB N-terminal domain-containing protein: MQALVIVAHGSHLNPDSSTPTFEHADRIRETGAFDEVREAFWKEEPHFREVLRTVESDEVYVVPLFISEGYFTEQVIPRELRLDGWDVDQWNSEDGVSASQATLEAGDVEKTIHYCGPVGTHDAMSDVIVQRAESVTAGHGVDLAEDFGLAVVGHGTERNENSAKAIYHHADRISERDRFDEVQAVFMDEDPEVDDVTEFFETEDIVVVPLFIADGFHTQEDIPEDMGLTDDYRTGYDIPGEVDGHRIWYSGAVGTEALMADVVLERANDAGANVDDAVEQVRETTRVESPDDTSAAGD; encoded by the coding sequence ATGCAAGCGCTGGTCATAGTGGCCCACGGCTCCCACCTGAACCCCGATTCCAGCACGCCGACCTTCGAGCACGCCGACCGGATCCGCGAGACGGGCGCGTTCGACGAGGTCAGGGAAGCGTTCTGGAAGGAAGAGCCCCACTTCCGCGAGGTGCTTCGGACTGTGGAGAGCGACGAGGTGTACGTCGTCCCGCTGTTCATCAGCGAGGGGTACTTCACCGAGCAGGTGATCCCCCGGGAACTCCGGCTGGACGGCTGGGACGTCGACCAGTGGAACTCCGAGGACGGCGTCAGCGCGTCCCAAGCCACGCTGGAGGCCGGCGACGTCGAGAAGACCATCCACTACTGCGGGCCGGTCGGCACCCACGACGCGATGTCGGACGTGATCGTCCAGCGCGCCGAGTCGGTCACCGCCGGGCACGGCGTCGACCTCGCCGAAGACTTCGGACTGGCGGTCGTCGGTCACGGCACCGAGCGGAACGAAAACAGCGCGAAAGCGATCTACCACCACGCCGACCGCATCAGCGAACGTGACCGGTTCGACGAGGTCCAAGCCGTGTTCATGGACGAAGATCCGGAGGTCGACGACGTAACGGAGTTCTTCGAGACCGAGGACATCGTCGTCGTCCCGCTGTTTATCGCCGACGGCTTCCACACCCAAGAGGACATTCCCGAAGACATGGGGCTGACCGACGACTACCGGACGGGCTACGACATCCCGGGCGAAGTCGACGGCCACCGCATCTGGTATTCGGGCGCGGTCGGCACCGAGGCGCTGATGGCCGACGTGGTGCTCGAACGCGCCAACGACGCCGGCGCGAACGTCGACGACGCCGTCGAGCAGGTCCGGGAGACGACCCGCGTCGAGAGCCCCGACGACACGTCGGCGGCGGGTGACTGA
- a CDS encoding DR2241 family protein, producing MSVNDAQFDALLDALDADGAVAYDGVRVEDREDGYALQTPDQHREALDESQLRDAAADADAWLTNWYYWERVIDARDEAREEFLHWLERADEHPVDERYDALADGIERTWGELAIHVTVDDDGLRRYRVTHVDDAEAEHDDLDGYHDPLEARELFKTDDDGRYRPLRTAPTLPTGWAFVDLDGHDLVRTIDFTYPATIQNWHREREGELDVTHWHETAERQTGIYDVLDELDADAVDWIAEACCDDSQCLRRREWQFDEDHELTADGGSGTFPCREPCSLVVAAGRKWTTLEDETERTYQLDLTLSELRQIEELIDAVADGRTDEIREADVYDGANRYRARYLRAKRFDEDGELSVTEIGADE from the coding sequence CTGAGCGTGAACGACGCGCAGTTCGACGCCCTGCTGGACGCGCTCGACGCCGACGGCGCGGTCGCCTACGACGGGGTCCGCGTCGAGGACCGCGAGGACGGCTACGCGCTGCAGACGCCCGACCAGCACCGCGAGGCCCTCGACGAGAGTCAACTCCGGGACGCCGCCGCGGACGCCGACGCGTGGCTCACCAACTGGTACTACTGGGAGCGCGTGATCGACGCCCGCGACGAGGCCCGCGAAGAATTCCTCCACTGGCTCGAACGCGCCGACGAACACCCGGTCGACGAACGCTACGACGCCCTCGCCGACGGCATCGAGCGCACGTGGGGCGAACTCGCCATCCACGTTACTGTCGACGACGACGGGCTCCGACGCTATCGAGTCACCCACGTCGACGATGCCGAGGCCGAGCACGACGATTTGGATGGCTACCACGACCCGCTGGAGGCTCGCGAACTGTTCAAGACCGACGACGACGGCCGGTATCGACCGCTCCGGACCGCGCCAACGCTGCCGACCGGCTGGGCGTTCGTCGACCTCGACGGCCACGACCTCGTTCGGACGATCGACTTCACGTATCCCGCAACGATCCAGAACTGGCACCGCGAGCGCGAGGGCGAACTGGACGTGACTCACTGGCACGAGACCGCAGAGCGCCAGACCGGTATCTACGACGTGCTCGACGAGCTCGACGCCGACGCCGTCGACTGGATCGCCGAAGCCTGTTGTGACGATTCCCAGTGTCTCCGCCGGCGCGAGTGGCAGTTCGACGAGGACCACGAACTGACCGCTGACGGCGGTTCTGGCACGTTCCCCTGTCGGGAGCCCTGTTCGCTGGTGGTCGCGGCCGGGCGCAAGTGGACGACGCTCGAAGACGAGACCGAACGCACCTACCAACTCGACCTGACGCTGAGCGAGCTACGACAGATCGAGGAGCTGATCGACGCCGTCGCCGACGGCCGGACCGACGAGATTCGGGAAGCCGACGTGTACGACGGCGCGAACCGCTACCGGGCGCGGTATCTGCGGGCCAAGCGGTTCGACGAGGACGGCGAGCTGTCGGTCACCGAGATCGGCGCCGACGAGTAA
- a CDS encoding DUF7524 family protein, whose translation MPEELTVHVNRSRRHAIEVADGPFVTAGSFEVVLVNHGDGAHVHLSLDGDLAAAGSVASPAPFLDADATQRVAVDVAAAGPFGGALTLSAGYGQSSIEVPVRIDPDAGPTVDPSPDASKPSSGLLPALADRLPALDGVDATDPGTIGLLALAGGALVLAVLVASMVDSAVVMLGVVVVVAAVGGALAFLLRG comes from the coding sequence GTGCCCGAGGAGCTAACGGTTCACGTCAACCGATCGCGTCGGCACGCCATCGAGGTCGCCGACGGCCCCTTCGTGACCGCTGGGTCTTTCGAGGTCGTTCTCGTTAACCACGGCGACGGCGCTCACGTCCACCTCAGTCTCGACGGCGATCTGGCAGCCGCCGGATCGGTCGCATCGCCGGCCCCGTTTCTCGACGCCGACGCGACCCAGCGTGTCGCCGTCGACGTCGCCGCCGCCGGCCCGTTCGGCGGCGCGCTGACGCTGTCGGCGGGCTACGGCCAGTCCTCGATCGAGGTACCGGTTCGGATCGACCCCGACGCCGGGCCGACGGTCGACCCCAGTCCCGACGCGTCGAAGCCGTCGTCCGGTCTGCTCCCGGCGCTTGCCGATCGGCTGCCGGCGCTCGACGGCGTCGACGCGACTGATCCCGGAACGATCGGCCTGCTCGCGCTGGCGGGTGGCGCGTTGGTGCTGGCCGTTCTCGTCGCCTCGATGGTCGACAGCGCCGTCGTCATGCTGGGCGTCGTCGTCGTCGTCGCCGCCGTCGGCGGAGCGCTCGCGTTTCTCTTGCGTGGCTGA
- a CDS encoding methytransferase partner Trm112, which translates to MKESLLDIVCCPLDKEELELDVDDREDGEVLSGTLTCSECGERYPIEDGIPNLLPPDMRDESPA; encoded by the coding sequence GTGAAAGAGTCGCTGCTCGATATCGTCTGCTGTCCGCTGGACAAAGAGGAGCTGGAACTGGACGTCGACGACCGCGAGGACGGCGAAGTCCTCTCCGGGACGCTGACCTGCTCGGAGTGTGGCGAGCGCTACCCGATCGAGGACGGCATCCCGAACCTACTGCCGCCGGACATGCGCGACGAGTCGCCCGCCTGA
- a CDS encoding adenylosuccinate synthase has protein sequence MTVTIVGSQLGDEGKGGVVDLYGDAADVIARYQGGDNAGHTVVEGGTEYKLSLVPSGAVRGKVGVLGNGCVINPKTLFDEIDSLREQGLDPDVRVARRAHVILPYHRVLDNIEEDVKSDTDLKVGTTGRGIGPTYEDKAGRRGVRVGDLLDEDVLRDRLEYAIPQKRALVEDVYQIDFDEVDDVIEGVDVHDAFDVDAVFEQYREFGERIAEENMAVNAGEFLADTIDDGGEVMFEGAQGTSIDIDHGNYPYVTSSNPTAGGAAVGSGLGPTTVGQGEVIGIVKAYLSRVGSGPLPTELGDVDEQIEGTGEGEEYELATYIRDEGGEYGTVTGRPRRVGWLDMPMLRHAARANGFTGLAINHVDVLAGLDEVKVGHSYDLDGEEIDTVPATTERWERCDPNYRTFEGWEDVDWSAVAQQGYDAIPENARTYLEYVSEEMDAPIYAVGMGPGREDTVVRVNPFE, from the coding sequence ATGACCGTAACCATCGTCGGGTCGCAACTCGGCGACGAGGGGAAGGGCGGCGTCGTCGACCTTTATGGCGACGCGGCCGACGTTATCGCCCGGTATCAGGGCGGCGACAACGCGGGCCACACCGTAGTCGAAGGCGGGACCGAGTACAAGCTCTCGCTCGTCCCGAGCGGCGCCGTCCGCGGCAAGGTCGGCGTGCTCGGCAACGGCTGCGTGATCAACCCCAAGACGCTGTTCGACGAGATCGACAGTCTCCGCGAGCAGGGGCTCGACCCCGACGTTCGCGTGGCGCGTCGCGCACACGTCATTCTCCCCTATCACCGCGTGCTGGACAACATCGAAGAAGACGTCAAAAGCGACACGGACCTGAAGGTCGGAACGACCGGTCGCGGCATCGGCCCCACCTACGAGGACAAGGCGGGACGCCGCGGCGTCCGCGTCGGAGATCTGCTCGACGAAGACGTGCTGCGGGACCGACTGGAGTACGCGATCCCTCAGAAGCGCGCGCTCGTCGAGGACGTTTACCAGATCGATTTCGACGAGGTCGACGACGTCATCGAGGGCGTCGACGTTCACGACGCCTTCGATGTCGACGCCGTCTTCGAGCAGTACCGCGAGTTCGGCGAGCGCATCGCCGAGGAGAACATGGCCGTCAACGCCGGCGAGTTCCTCGCCGACACGATCGACGACGGCGGCGAAGTCATGTTCGAGGGCGCACAGGGCACCTCGATCGACATCGACCACGGGAACTACCCCTACGTCACCTCCTCGAACCCGACCGCCGGCGGCGCCGCCGTCGGCTCCGGCCTCGGCCCGACTACAGTCGGCCAGGGCGAAGTAATCGGCATCGTCAAAGCCTATCTCTCCCGGGTCGGCTCGGGTCCGCTCCCGACGGAACTGGGCGATGTTGACGAGCAGATCGAAGGCACTGGCGAGGGCGAGGAGTACGAACTGGCGACCTACATCCGTGACGAGGGCGGCGAGTACGGCACCGTCACCGGTCGCCCCCGCCGCGTCGGCTGGCTCGACATGCCGATGCTGCGCCACGCCGCCCGCGCGAACGGCTTCACCGGGCTGGCGATCAACCACGTCGACGTGCTGGCCGGCCTCGACGAAGTGAAGGTGGGCCACTCCTACGATCTCGACGGCGAGGAGATCGACACCGTGCCCGCGACGACCGAGCGCTGGGAGCGCTGTGATCCCAACTACCGAACGTTCGAGGGCTGGGAGGACGTCGATTGGTCGGCCGTCGCCCAGCAGGGGTACGACGCCATCCCCGAGAACGCCCGCACCTATCTGGAGTACGTCTCCGAGGAGATGGACGCGCCGATCTACGCCGTCGGGATGGGTCCCGGCCGCGAGGACACGGTCGTCCGCGTGAACCCCTTCGAGTAA
- a CDS encoding plastocyanin/azurin family copper-binding protein — protein MTGHPAADRSREQTECRTGENGESRPRRDAEVGRRGFLTAGATAGGALWSGAAAAQTDGNQTGGNETGQNETGDNASGGNQTGGAEGGGTETVELVDYAYEPGTDQPLQITPGTTVQFVWITDNHNINVDDQPDEAAWEGYVDIENAGFEYEFTFDTEGTYEFHCDPHQQLGMEGTITVGAMEEGGGDTGPVMPGGALALGVATMAALLAVTFLAYFLLKYGGEYEDEP, from the coding sequence ATGACGGGCCACCCAGCAGCCGATCGGTCGAGAGAGCAGACCGAGTGCCGAACGGGAGAGAACGGCGAGTCTCGACCCCGACGAGACGCCGAAGTCGGCAGGCGCGGATTCCTGACGGCCGGTGCGACGGCCGGCGGTGCGCTGTGGAGCGGCGCCGCCGCGGCACAGACAGATGGAAACCAGACTGGAGGTAACGAAACGGGGCAAAACGAAACCGGGGACAACGCGAGCGGCGGAAACCAGACCGGCGGTGCGGAAGGCGGAGGAACCGAAACGGTCGAACTGGTCGACTACGCCTACGAGCCCGGGACCGACCAGCCGCTCCAGATCACGCCCGGAACGACGGTGCAGTTCGTCTGGATCACTGACAACCACAACATCAACGTCGACGACCAGCCCGACGAGGCGGCGTGGGAGGGGTACGTCGACATCGAAAACGCCGGGTTCGAGTACGAGTTTACCTTCGACACCGAGGGCACCTACGAGTTCCACTGCGATCCACACCAGCAACTGGGTATGGAGGGAACGATCACCGTCGGTGCAATGGAGGAAGGAGGGGGCGACACGGGCCCGGTGATGCCCGGCGGCGCGCTGGCGTTGGGTGTCGCGACGATGGCGGCGCTGCTCGCGGTGACGTTTTTGGCGTACTTTCTGCTCAAGTACGGCGGCGAGTACGAGGACGAGCCCTGA
- a CDS encoding DUF7527 domain-containing protein, which yields MNSRTQERVERWESRSFSGGFGGLRDLADSDFSGAVEAAGTWLFMLNGRVVGIHEGSIDDFEDASGTAHVAPDPALPLLCTMWESGGETQGKYYTEDTGVSEVDDTLTSGSFTGYLELSENVLSGDYYVVYYGGRSMSAAFVGNNEELIGGEEAFDRADDEVGIYEVRDVDVDVIDIPEPADAGADEAAAAGASLDGADSTDSDAGSPEPDAEPAGVDAADYAAASGRVDATETGTADDERTRPASASDELDQSPSAGDGIDPRADAEDARTDIDADRSHGDAEDRIAGYEDVEFGGDQDATDDIGSVDDAGNDRSPASGADETGAQPDKVEHDVDDPAVGGRSTTAETGRTETTDASAEESAPSDQNQTDHRLRTDESGSDDGLGATDAQSAAARTTEQIADDSEPKQTESASAAEPTTTPDRDATGTAGAGSVERTDNGDRAESHELTSERGAVDHDATPDSGVDPRTEQEVDWQNAQTIPSLDPDHSFSPEPDDGGATAASAAGSPTGTAGTGSNDRARRSASSTSTNGLGSNGESRSRQSSRRSQQGDRQQTATGRAAASDDSGPSKADLEEREERIDELEDAVERIREERDQLQTERDRLDQKTDSLREEIDQRDAEIERLEAEVERLETALEDAGVTAHDADVQLRPAEATAGTNLFVRYRSKGDATLEAAHAGDADADAVNGNIRLERHTQFDADAAAVNGQPYDEYLASTLSYQFVRWVVERLLYEIRDTGHAGGLSDLYDALPDIDRAELGGEVDIVYTEDGEEVTEQATFDVVLRDRMGNPLIVADLNDSRDPATESMLVELESAASRIKQANDELAAAFLVTSSFFEPGALEAVSEATSGSLLSRDSRESFVKLSRKQGYHLCLVEARADEFHINVPEL from the coding sequence ATGAACTCGCGCACGCAAGAGCGCGTCGAGCGGTGGGAGTCCCGCTCCTTCTCGGGCGGCTTCGGGGGGCTGCGCGATCTCGCGGACTCCGACTTCTCCGGCGCGGTCGAGGCCGCTGGCACGTGGCTGTTCATGCTGAACGGCCGCGTCGTCGGCATCCACGAGGGTAGCATCGACGACTTCGAGGACGCGTCCGGAACGGCACACGTCGCGCCGGATCCAGCGTTGCCCCTGCTGTGTACGATGTGGGAATCCGGCGGGGAAACCCAAGGCAAGTACTACACCGAGGACACCGGCGTCTCGGAGGTCGACGACACCCTCACGTCGGGGTCGTTCACCGGCTATCTCGAACTCAGCGAAAACGTACTCAGCGGCGACTACTACGTCGTCTACTACGGCGGGCGCTCGATGAGCGCCGCCTTCGTCGGCAACAACGAGGAGCTGATCGGCGGCGAGGAGGCGTTCGACCGCGCCGACGACGAGGTCGGTATCTACGAAGTGCGCGACGTGGATGTAGACGTGATCGACATCCCGGAGCCAGCCGATGCCGGTGCCGACGAGGCGGCTGCAGCCGGTGCGTCTCTCGACGGCGCGGACTCGACCGACTCGGACGCAGGATCCCCCGAACCGGACGCGGAGCCAGCCGGCGTCGATGCCGCCGACTACGCAGCTGCCTCCGGTCGAGTTGACGCGACGGAGACCGGGACGGCAGACGACGAACGCACCCGTCCCGCCTCGGCAAGCGACGAACTCGACCAGTCTCCCTCGGCAGGCGACGGGATCGACCCGCGGGCAGACGCCGAGGACGCCCGGACCGACATCGACGCGGACCGTTCGCACGGCGACGCCGAGGACCGGATCGCAGGGTACGAGGATGTAGAGTTCGGCGGCGATCAGGACGCGACGGACGACATCGGCTCTGTCGACGACGCCGGAAACGACCGCAGCCCGGCGTCCGGCGCGGACGAAACGGGCGCTCAACCGGACAAGGTCGAGCACGATGTGGACGACCCTGCCGTAGGCGGGCGATCGACGACCGCCGAGACTGGGAGGACCGAGACCACTGACGCGTCGGCCGAGGAGAGCGCGCCGTCGGATCAGAACCAAACCGACCACCGGTTGCGGACCGACGAATCGGGGTCGGACGACGGTCTCGGCGCCACTGATGCGCAGTCGGCCGCTGCACGTACTACCGAGCAGATCGCCGATGATTCCGAACCGAAGCAGACCGAATCCGCGTCTGCAGCCGAGCCGACCACCACTCCCGACCGAGACGCTACCGGGACCGCTGGTGCCGGCTCCGTCGAGCGCACCGACAACGGCGACCGCGCGGAGTCTCACGAACTGACGAGCGAGCGCGGCGCCGTCGACCACGACGCCACGCCCGACAGCGGCGTCGACCCGCGAACCGAACAGGAGGTCGACTGGCAGAACGCCCAGACGATCCCCTCGCTCGATCCGGACCACAGCTTCTCGCCGGAGCCCGACGACGGCGGCGCGACGGCGGCGTCTGCGGCCGGGTCCCCGACCGGTACCGCCGGGACAGGTTCGAACGACCGCGCTCGGCGTTCGGCGTCGAGCACCTCGACGAACGGCCTGGGGAGCAACGGCGAGAGCCGATCCCGACAGAGCAGCCGCCGCTCCCAGCAGGGCGACCGCCAGCAGACCGCGACGGGCCGTGCAGCGGCGTCCGACGACAGCGGCCCATCGAAGGCCGATCTCGAAGAGCGCGAGGAGCGCATCGACGAACTGGAAGACGCCGTCGAGCGCATCCGCGAGGAGCGTGACCAGCTACAGACCGAACGCGACCGCCTCGACCAGAAGACCGACTCGCTCCGCGAGGAGATCGATCAGCGCGACGCCGAAATCGAACGCCTCGAAGCCGAGGTCGAGCGTTTAGAGACTGCGCTGGAGGACGCCGGCGTAACGGCCCACGACGCCGACGTACAGCTCCGACCGGCCGAAGCGACCGCCGGAACCAACCTGTTCGTCCGGTACCGCTCGAAGGGCGATGCGACGCTCGAAGCCGCCCACGCCGGTGACGCCGACGCCGATGCGGTCAACGGGAACATCCGGCTGGAGCGACACACCCAGTTCGACGCCGACGCCGCCGCGGTGAACGGCCAGCCCTACGACGAGTACCTCGCGTCGACGCTTTCGTATCAGTTTGTTCGCTGGGTGGTCGAGCGGTTGCTGTACGAGATCCGTGACACCGGTCACGCGGGCGGACTCAGCGATCTGTACGACGCTCTTCCGGACATCGACCGCGCGGAGCTGGGCGGCGAGGTCGACATCGTCTACACCGAAGACGGCGAAGAAGTGACCGAACAGGCGACGTTCGACGTGGTGTTGCGCGACCGGATGGGCAACCCGCTGATCGTCGCCGATCTCAACGACTCGCGGGATCCGGCGACCGAGTCGATGCTGGTCGAACTCGAATCGGCCGCCAGCCGAATCAAACAAGCGAACGACGAACTCGCGGCGGCGTTTCTGGTCACCTCGTCGTTCTTCGAGCCGGGTGCGCTCGAAGCAGTCTCGGAAGCCACCAGCGGGAGTCTGTTGAGTCGTGACTCCCGGGAGAGCTTCGTAAAGCTATCCAGAAAGCAGGGGTATCATCTCTGCCTCGTCGAGGCCCGCGCCGACGAATTCCACATCAACGTGCCCGAACTGTAA
- a CDS encoding UPF0058 family protein: protein MHKDELLELHEQMVIIMENFAEREHVDPELFEPYHNLDVDPSHVHKSKSEHKHAVFVLGNALASAMSDDEFSSAGRIGKRMQELADDAESKI, encoded by the coding sequence ATGCACAAAGACGAGCTCCTCGAACTCCACGAGCAAATGGTCATCATCATGGAGAACTTCGCCGAGCGTGAGCACGTGGATCCGGAGCTGTTCGAGCCGTACCACAACCTCGATGTCGACCCCTCTCACGTCCACAAGTCCAAGAGCGAACACAAACACGCCGTGTTCGTGCTCGGTAACGCACTCGCCAGCGCGATGAGCGACGACGAGTTCTCCAGCGCCGGCCGGATCGGCAAGCGCATGCAAGAGCTCGCCGACGACGCCGAGTCGAAGATCTGA
- a CDS encoding DUF998 domain-containing protein: MRQRHVAAICGVVGPAVAATAILAATLVDPEFVWTNSALSDTGALPDGRSVTWAFIRSSPQFLVFNGGLILTGVIGLPFSGVLWARSETLFQRLGVAAFGVALVALALVGVFHLPRDPHGAVAITHYLAATVALWLYGTGSALAGRVRRGLVTLWLGIVHLLFWLVWAAALSSGPVPGLAIPETVGAAIFGGWTVATALEELGWTPVVDASHGLGDAS, encoded by the coding sequence ATGCGACAGCGCCACGTGGCGGCGATCTGCGGTGTGGTCGGGCCGGCCGTGGCGGCGACTGCGATTCTCGCCGCCACGCTCGTCGATCCGGAGTTCGTCTGGACGAACAGCGCGCTCTCGGATACGGGCGCACTGCCGGACGGCCGATCTGTAACTTGGGCGTTCATCCGATCGTCCCCGCAGTTTCTGGTGTTCAACGGCGGGCTGATACTCACTGGCGTCATCGGGCTGCCGTTTTCGGGCGTGTTGTGGGCACGGTCGGAGACGCTTTTCCAGCGACTCGGCGTCGCGGCGTTCGGCGTCGCGCTCGTCGCTCTCGCGCTCGTCGGCGTGTTCCACCTTCCGCGCGATCCTCACGGCGCCGTTGCGATCACGCACTACCTCGCCGCGACGGTCGCGCTGTGGCTCTACGGCACTGGGTCGGCGCTTGCTGGGCGCGTCCGCCGGGGATTGGTCACGCTCTGGCTCGGGATCGTCCACCTGCTGTTCTGGCTCGTCTGGGCGGCGGCGCTCAGCTCGGGGCCAGTTCCCGGGCTTGCAATCCCCGAGACTGTCGGCGCAGCCATCTTCGGCGGCTGGACGGTTGCGACCGCGCTGGAGGAACTGGGCTGGACACCGGTTGTGGATGCGTCTCACGGGCTCGGCGACGCGTCTTAA
- a CDS encoding ABC transporter ATP-binding protein, producing MATQGTHRSPAETRNRDATDAERADARRETALSVDGVSKSFGTEQAVEDLSLSVRKGELLTLLGPSGCGKTTTLRLVAGLEQPDEGRIELGDRTVTDDETFVAPEERDVGVVFQGFALFPHLTAAENVAFGLEDLDGAERDERVSDLLELVGLADQGEAYPDELSGGQQQRVALARSLAPEPEILLLDEPFSNLDVDLRVEMREEVRRILKESGVTAISVTHDQEEALSISDRVAVMHDGHIEQLGRPEAVFQRPTSRFVAGFLGHASFLTGSVDGDDVETPIATIDRDRIYGFAPEYDDADIDVLVRPDDLMAVSADEEDANGRITYRRYLGPSVLYRVELDSGNTIECMHNHSETLDLDSPVRVTLTADHELAWFPVDA from the coding sequence ATGGCAACACAGGGCACACACAGGTCGCCGGCGGAGACACGAAATAGGGACGCAACGGACGCCGAGCGCGCCGATGCGCGCCGGGAAACAGCACTCTCAGTCGACGGCGTCTCGAAGTCATTCGGTACCGAACAGGCTGTGGAGGACCTGTCGCTGTCGGTTCGGAAGGGAGAACTGTTGACGCTGCTGGGCCCGTCGGGCTGTGGGAAGACGACGACGCTCCGGCTCGTCGCCGGACTGGAACAGCCCGACGAGGGTCGGATCGAACTTGGCGACCGAACGGTGACAGACGACGAGACGTTCGTCGCACCCGAGGAGCGCGATGTCGGTGTCGTGTTTCAAGGATTCGCGCTGTTTCCGCACCTTACCGCCGCTGAGAACGTCGCCTTCGGTTTGGAGGATCTCGACGGGGCCGAGCGCGACGAGCGTGTTTCGGACCTGCTCGAACTCGTCGGACTCGCCGATCAGGGCGAGGCCTACCCGGACGAACTCTCGGGTGGCCAGCAACAGCGCGTCGCGCTGGCGCGCTCGCTCGCACCCGAGCCGGAGATTCTACTGCTCGACGAGCCGTTCTCCAATCTCGACGTCGATCTGCGCGTCGAGATGCGCGAGGAGGTCCGTCGGATCCTCAAGGAGTCCGGCGTGACGGCGATCTCGGTCACGCACGATCAAGAGGAGGCGCTGTCGATCAGCGACCGCGTCGCAGTGATGCACGACGGCCACATCGAACAGCTGGGCCGTCCGGAAGCGGTGTTCCAGCGTCCGACCTCGCGCTTCGTCGCGGGCTTTCTCGGCCACGCGAGTTTTCTGACTGGTTCCGTCGACGGCGACGATGTCGAGACGCCGATCGCAACGATCGACCGGGACCGTATCTACGGGTTCGCACCCGAGTACGACGACGCCGACATCGACGTGCTCGTCCGTCCCGACGACCTGATGGCCGTGTCGGCCGACGAAGAAGACGCCAACGGTCGGATTACCTACCGCCGGTATCTCGGCCCCTCCGTGCTCTATCGCGTCGAACTCGACTCGGGGAACACGATCGAGTGTATGCACAACCACAGCGAGACGCTCGATCTCGACTCACCGGTGCGCGTCACGCTCACGGCCGACCACGAACTCGCTTGGTTCCCCGTCGACGCCTGA